The genomic window ACACGAACTTGATGCGACCGACGCTCGGAAGTGGCGCGACCACCCGGCTCAATTCTGGCTTGAGCGGGCAATTACGTCCGGTCTGCCAAGTCGCGGCGGCCAAGCGGTCAGAGAGGGCGATGTCTGGCGAGTCCGCTGGTCCGGGAATGGCGAGACAAGTGCGGTCTGTTTCGATGCAAGAACCGCGGAGGGCCGCCCCGACCTTGAGTGGCTGACACTCGAGGATCCCAGAGCTCGTGCCTTGATTGCTGATTTGCCTCGATGTGTCGCGGGTCAGAACATGCCCTGCGTCCGGATATCGGGGCTTCCTGAAACCGTAAAAGGTGTCTGGTCACTCTGGGAGATCACGTTGTCTGCAGATGACTTTAGCCGCCGTCGCTTCCTGCCAGTCTTCATCAGCAATGAAGGTCGGGCGTTCCAGCCGACAGCGAAACGAATTTGGGATCTGCTTCTCACAGAGCGCTTGGAAACCATCAGCCCGACGAATGCGGCAATCAGCGCCGAGCTATTTGGCAAGTCCAAGGATGCGGCCGTAGCGCAAGGCGAACGCATGTTCACCGAACTGGTCGATGAGCACATGACCCGATTACGAGAAGAGCGGGACCGTGCAATCTACGCTTATGAGGCGCGCCATCAGGCGATCGGGCGGGTCGGGCTTGCCACGGTACGTGATTATCGCCGCAAGCGCCTGCAATCGGAACATGATGCGCGGCTTGCACGTCTGGACGCTGCTGAAGCGTTCGTTGCCGATCTGCACTGCGTTCTCTTCTTGCGCGTCGGTCACCAAGTGGATGCAGGAACATGACGTCGTGGACGGAGCGGATACTTCAGGCCTTTCCTGAAGATCTATCACCGTTCTGGATCGCAAGCGATCCGGACAACCTGCTGCTGAATGAACGCATCCTTCAGGTCTTGCGAGATCGTGGTTTTGAGGTGCTTCCCTTTGGGGACTCGATTGCCTTCCGGGTCGAGTATGAGGAGCGCTACCGTGCTGCCTGGGACAATGGCGCGACGGGTACGTCCAAAGCCCTCATCCTGCAATTCTCCGGAATGGATATGAATATTCTTCCGTGGGATTATCTTCAGCATGCGCGAAGGGTAGATTTGAGCCTTGCCGATCTGATGCCCAAGCTGAATTCCAGTGTCATCCGGCAGATCGATAGCGCCCATCTGGAAATGCTGTTTGCCGCCCACAACAGCTTTGCTTCTCAGGTTCTCGGCGAGAGCTTGACGAAGGAATTTCTTCTGACGCATCTGTTCGAGATCAGCCCACACTTCCTGCGGAAGCCCGAGAGCTTCTGGCGCGAGGCATTTAGACTGTTCTACCGCGGCGCAACATTGCCGCCCATTCTCGCGAAGCATGTCGCCGCAATCTTGTCAGGCACCGCCGTTGGGCACTTGCCCATAGAAGACCTGCTTTCATCAAAAGGCACCATGGTTCGCATGGTACAAACTGCTTGGCTACGCTTCTTGGAAGAACAAGGTGTCGAGGTCGATCATGCGGATCGTGATCCAAGGACAGAAGCCAACAACAGCGTCGAGATCCCCTTCGATCACGCGGACATCCGCGTCATCGTCGATACGTTGTTCCTTGAAGGTGCATTGCAGCCTGTGAATGTGCGCAGCACCCCGACGGTCTTGCCGGATTGGATCAAGCTCGGCGCCATTCAAAGCTCGATCAACCTGCGCGACTTGGTTCGCGGAGGGATTGGCTCGGTGGCAGCGAAACTCCCTGCCACGGAGGCCACTCACCGCGACTGGATCGATGCAGCAAAGCGGCTCGCTGAAACCATCTACCGTTTCCATGAACTGCCAAGCGAGGACGCTGCTGTCCTTCGGACAGAAATGCGTGAGCTGCAACTTGCAGCTGATGACAGGCTGAAAGATTGGGTGCAGAGGCGCTTTCAGGATCTGCCATCGTTGCCTGTCGCCAAGGCGCCAGTGATGGTTCACCACATTCCACGATATCTTTCGATGCGCCGGGATGCCGGCGAAGAAAAAATCGCGCTTGTGGTGTTCGACGGCATGGCCCTCGACCAGTGGGTGCAGATTCGAGAGTACCTGAACTCCCACGCGCCGGATTTACTCACCGAGGAAAACGGTTGCTTCGCATGGCTTCCCAGCCTCACGTCGGTGTCTCGCCAGGCTTTGTTCTCTGGGTTGAGGCCCCGTGAGTTCCAATCCTCTATCGAAACGACGGGCCAAGAGCCTGCACTCTGGGCCCGTTTCTGGTTGGAACACGGCCTGCGTGGCGGAGAAGTCTATTATCGCAAAGCCATCAAGCGGACCGAGCAGCTGCGCGAACTCGACGCGGCTATTTCCAACCCGTCGATCAAGGTCGCCGGCATCGTCGTTGATATGATCGACGAGTTGGTCCACGGGGCCATGCTGGGCAAGCGAGGTCTTGCGCGCCAGATTCACGAGTGGTGCGAAACTGGCTTCGTTGCTGATTTGCTGAACTTGCTGATGAGCAAAGGTTTCCATGTCTATGTGACCGCAGATCATGGAAACGTCGATGCTGATGGCATTGGGCGTCTCAACCAAGGCGTCATCAGCGAGTTAAAGGGGGAACGGGTTCGGACCTACCGTAATGAAACGTTGGCCGCGTTAGTTCCCGCAGATACTGACGCCTTTCAGTTCGGTGGTGCTGGGCTGCCGCCGGATTTCCTTCCGCTCTATGCGAGCGGACGCGGAGCTTTTGTTCCTACTGGCCATCAGATTGTTGCCCATGGCGGAATGTCGGTAGAGGAACTGATCGTGCCGTTCGTGAAGATCGGAAAGAAGATATAAGAAAATGCAAACTAAAGCTCCTCAGATCGGCTTTGACCGCTTCATCCGCCTAGATTGGGCGGCAGCCGCTTTACGGGTGCGGTCGGGCGCTGCCGATATCGGCGAGCTCGATCAGATCCTCACAGAAGCTCATGCCGGACTAGAAGCTAAGAAAAAGACAAGGACAGTCCTGAACCGTCTCTGGCTTGAACCGCGCGAGGAGGTCGTCGGTTTAGCGGATAGAGGGGTCGACATCTTTGGCAGAATGCCGAATGCACAAGTAGCAGTCCTAACCTGGGGGATGGCCATTGCAGTCTACCCATTTTTTGCGAGAGTTGCCGAAATCGTTGGTCGACTGACATCCATTCAAGGGGATTGTACCACCGTTGAGGTACATCGACGGATGGCCGAGATCTATGGTGAACGAGAAGGCACCCGCCGCATGACCAATATGGTACTTCAGTCCCAGGTTGATTGGTCTCTGCTTAGAAAGAGTGAAAATGGCAAAACGCTGACCCGGAAGCCCTCGATATCCGTCCAGAACCCGGAAACGGTTCAATGGCTTTCCGCGGCGCTCCTTATGCATATTGGACGTCCTCTCAGTCTTGATGGACTTGTCGGCCAGCCGACGATGTTCCCGTTTTCAGTTGGTGATAATCTTGGCTACGTGCTTTCGTCGTCTAATGCTCTTGATGTGCGGGCGGACAGTGCAGGAAACCGAATCGTTTCCCTTGCTTCCCAGTAAACTTTGCACAGGCATGGATCTGGTTATAGGATTGGGCGCGCTTATTTTCGGGAGCAGAATGAGCTCCGATTTCTGTCAGACAGCTTAATTTGACCTGACATCGCAACCACCACCATCCCTGTCAAATGCCAGACAGCCGCCATAATGATCCCCATATTAAATGCAAACTCATTAGCGCAGGACTGTGCGAAGAAGTCGCCCTCAAGGAACATGCAGGACCCTTTGCAGAGCTGGACAACTGGGCAGGCTATGCATTCGGGGCGGAAGGCAAAATGGGTGGCTGTATTCAGCGCAATTTCATCAAACGCTTCTACATGGCCAATTTTATGCGCTCCCTTGGCGCCGGTGTTCTGACAGGTCATGACATTACCGCGCAGATCGACGGCGATGGTATCCTCGCGGTCCATCCCGCATTTCTGGCCAAGCGCTTCGATTGGTCGGCGGCGCTGGATGGAGGCGTAGAATTCGTCAAGGCGCGCACCAAGTCCAAAGGCGTTTGGATCCTCGACCAGCGCCTCAAAGATTGACCTTGTGAGGCTGTTCAACTGCGCAGGCTCGAAACGCCCCGTACCAATGGCCGTCGCCGCATCATAAACGTTTACCACACCTTCCAGCCCGACGAAGACATCCGGGCCGACCTTGTCGGCGAACCAAGCCTTAAGCGCGCCGAGATCATGATGTGCACGTGTCAGCACTGTATTGAAGGACGTCGTGTCCGGGCGTTCGGCCACCAAAGCCTCAATCCAGCGGCGTTTCTGCGGATCCGCAAGCGGATCAGGCCCGCGCAGATGCTGGCCGGGCCCGTCATGCGAGATCGTGATGGCAATGTCGTGCGCCGCGATGAAGTCCAGCTTTTCACGTGAGAGGAGCGATCCGTTGGTGATGATGGATGCGGATTTCGCGGAGAATGGGCGCTGATTTCGCGCGATCGTGGGCACGCGTTTCGCGCCATTCTGGGCAGTCATTTCACGGGATCGTGGGCAGGCTGGCCGACGCTTTCATGGAGTCAGGCTTGAACGATTTGGTCAAGCTTTTTTGTGACGGCGGAGCGCCTGCGCAGGCTTTCACCTGAGAGGGTGAGGCGGTGTGCGTTGTGAACGAGGCGGTCGAGGATGGCATCTGCGAGCGTTGGGTCGCCGATGGCTTCGTGCCACTGGTCAACGGGGAGTTGGCTTGTGACGATGGTGGAAGCGCGGCCGTGGCGGTCTTCGAGGATTTCCAGCAGGTCACGGCGCTCCGGGGCGGTGAGGACGGCGAGGCCCCAATCGTCAATGATCAGCACATCCATGCGGGCGATGGTTTTGAGGATGCGTTCATGGCGGCCATCGCCACGGGCCAGAGCAAGGGCCTCGAACATGCGCGGCGCACGTTGATAGAGGACGGGCCGCCCATCCCGGCACGCCTTGTGGCCAAGGGCGCAGGCGATCCAGCTTTTGCCCAAACCGGTCGGCCCGGTTATCAGCAGGTTCTCGTGCCGGGCGATCCAGCCGCCATCGGCAAGATGCGCCATGACACTGCGGTCAAGACCACGTGGGCTGCGCAGGTCCAGATCCTCGACGCTGGCATCTTGGCGCAGAGCCGCAAACTTGAGCCGGGAGGCCAGTTTCTTGGTGTCGCGCTCTGCAGCCTCGCGGTCGACCAGCAGGCCGAGACGCTCTTCGAACGAGAGGGCGTCGAAGGCGGTTGACCTGCGTTGTTCTTCGAGCGCCGATGCAATGCCGGTCAGGCCGAGCGCCAACAGTCGGTCGTGGGTGGGATGGGTCAGCATTTTAGTCCTTTCTCAATGGTAATAGCTGCCGCCACGAATGTTGGCGTGCTGGAGGGGGGCGACCTCTTCGGAGCCTTCCAGGAAGGCGCGATCGAGGCCGGTCTTGAGGATCGAACGAATGGAGGTGACGGTGCGGGCCCGGATGGTCACACCCCGCTGGCAGGCCGCATCAACGCGCTCCGGCCCATAGGTTTTGACCAAGGCCAGCACACCCAGGCAGGTGCGGAACCCCTGTTCAGGATGGGGGCGGTCAGCCATCACCATCTCGCAAAAGGCGGCGACGGCGGGGCCGGTCTTGGTTGCCTGCGCCAGCATTCTGGCCGGGGTCCATTCGGCAAAGCGACGATGGGCCGATGGCATATGGTCGGCCACGGTGACATGGCTGCGCCGCCCCGGGGTGCGCACGTGGCTCGCAACCCTCTGACCACGATGGAATATCTCGACCGTCTGGCCGCTTGTGCGAACATCGACCTCTTGTTTGATCAGCGCGAAGGGCACGGAATACCATGAGCTGTCGACCTCAACGTGATAGTCGGGTGCCACGCGGGCGCGCTTCCAGCGGGCGAAGACATAAGGTTCGGGCGGTAGGGGCTGAAGATTGGGCCGATCCAAAGTGGCAAACAGATCGGCGCGGCTGGCGCCATAGCCGCGCATCACGCGCATGTTCAACTCGTCCAGCAGCCGCCGGATCGCCACGTTCAACTCGGCCAATGAGAAGAACCGGTGGTTCCGCAGCCGCGCCAGAATCCAGCGTTGTGCCACTTGGACAGCCACTTCCACCTTCGCCTTGTCCCGGGGTTTGCGCGGCCGGGCGGGCAGAACGGCGGTGCCATAATGCGCCGCCATCTCGGCATAGGTCCGGTTCAGCCCCGGATCAAACCGGTCTGCCTTGATCACGGCGGACTTCAGATTGTCCGGAACCACCGCCTTTGGCACGCCGCCCAGAAAGGCGAACATCCGGATATGCGCGAGGATCCAATCTTCCAACCCCTCCGATGCCACCGCCTCGGCATAGGTGTGATTCGATGCCCCCATTGCCGCCACGAACAGCTTCATGGCCCGCGCTTCGCCGGTCGTGGGGTCGATCACGTCGATGGTGTCGCCGGCAAAGTCAACGAACACCTTCTCGCCGCCCACATGTGTCTGGCGCATCGTCGGGCGCACCCGACCCTTCCAAGCCTCGTAATGCGTGCAAAACCAAGTATAGGCAAAACCCCCGGGGTGCGCGGCACGGTATTCTTCCCAGAGCAGCATCCGCGTCACCCCAGGGCGGCGCAACTCGCGGTCAATCTCCGCCCAGTCGGGCACAAGCCGCTCCGCGTCCGGCACCGTGGGCGGGGCTGGAAACAAAAGAAGTTCAAGGCTGTCGTCATCGATCCCCTCCGGCAAGGGCCACGTGAGCCCGGCATGACGCGCCCGTTGGGTGTAGCTTCCGACGCTCCCCTTGCTCAGACCGAGGGAAGCGGCAATGGACCGCTCGCTCAGGCCTTGCCCAAGCTTCAATCGCAAAACATCTCGTATCCGGCGCATGTTCAATCGTCCTGTCGGCATCAAGCCACCCCTTCATTCCTGAAGGCGCAACTATCCTCAATTTGCCGACCAGACCTGCCCGCGATCCCGCGAAATCAGTGCCCAGCTTCACGCGAAATGACTGCCCATGATCCCGTGAAATCGATGCCCACCATCAAGCGAAACACGCAATGATGGAGAAGCGTGCCGCCGGGAACCGCTCCGCCAGCACGGGGATCAGCCGCCTAATCTTGGCCCAGTAGAGAAACGGCTCGCCACCCCAAAGCTCAATGCTTTCCGGGGCACCAGTGATCCAGCCGTCGAGCTGGACCAGAAAGTGTTCAACATCCACCAGTTTCGAGACAGTGGCATCCGCAATCTGGAACGCTTGGTTGCAATAGCTGCAAGCGTAGTTGCACGACAGACCCAGCTGGATTTTCAGAATACGGGGTGCGCGGGACTTGCCAAGGGGCTTGTCTTTCGCCACCTGCGGATTTCGCGGAGAATGGGCGCTGATTTCGCGCGATCGTGGGCACGCGTTTCGCGCCATTCTGGGCAGTCATTTCACGGGATCGTGGGCAGGCTGGCCGACGCTTTCATGGAGTCAGGCTTGAACGATTTGGTCAAGCTTTTTTGTGACGGCGGAGCGCCTGCGCAGGCTTTCACCTGAGAGGGTGAGGCGGTGTGCGTTGTGAACGAGGCGGTCGAGGATGGCATCTGCGAGCGTTGGGTCGCCGATGGCTTCGTGCCACTGGTCAACGGGGAGTTGGCTTGTGACGATGGTGGAAGCGCGGCCGTGGCGGTCTTCGAGGATTTCCAGCAGGTCACGGCGCTCCGGGGCGGTGAGGACGGCGAGGCCCCAATCGTCAATGATCAGCACATCCATGCGGGCGATGGTTTTGAGGATGCGTTCATGGCGGCCATCGCCACGGGCCAGAGCAAGGGCCTCGAACATGCGCGGCGCACGTTGATAGAGGACGGGCCGCCCATCCC from Paracoccaceae bacterium Fryx2 includes these protein-coding regions:
- the istB gene encoding IS21-like element helper ATPase IstB; translated protein: MLTHPTHDRLLALGLTGIASALEEQRRSTAFDALSFEERLGLLVDREAAERDTKKLASRLKFAALRQDASVEDLDLRSPRGLDRSVMAHLADGGWIARHENLLITGPTGLGKSWIACALGHKACRDGRPVLYQRAPRMFEALALARGDGRHERILKTIARMDVLIIDDWGLAVLTAPERRDLLEILEDRHGRASTIVTSQLPVDQWHEAIGDPTLADAILDRLVHNAHRLTLSGESLRRRSAVTKKLDQIVQA
- the pglZ gene encoding BREX-3 system phosphatase PglZ encodes the protein MTSWTERILQAFPEDLSPFWIASDPDNLLLNERILQVLRDRGFEVLPFGDSIAFRVEYEERYRAAWDNGATGTSKALILQFSGMDMNILPWDYLQHARRVDLSLADLMPKLNSSVIRQIDSAHLEMLFAAHNSFASQVLGESLTKEFLLTHLFEISPHFLRKPESFWREAFRLFYRGATLPPILAKHVAAILSGTAVGHLPIEDLLSSKGTMVRMVQTAWLRFLEEQGVEVDHADRDPRTEANNSVEIPFDHADIRVIVDTLFLEGALQPVNVRSTPTVLPDWIKLGAIQSSINLRDLVRGGIGSVAAKLPATEATHRDWIDAAKRLAETIYRFHELPSEDAAVLRTEMRELQLAADDRLKDWVQRRFQDLPSLPVAKAPVMVHHIPRYLSMRRDAGEEKIALVVFDGMALDQWVQIREYLNSHAPDLLTEENGCFAWLPSLTSVSRQALFSGLRPREFQSSIETTGQEPALWARFWLEHGLRGGEVYYRKAIKRTEQLRELDAAISNPSIKVAGIVVDMIDELVHGAMLGKRGLARQIHEWCETGFVADLLNLLMSKGFHVYVTADHGNVDADGIGRLNQGVISELKGERVRTYRNETLAALVPADTDAFQFGGAGLPPDFLPLYASGRGAFVPTGHQIVAHGGMSVEELIVPFVKIGKKI
- the istA gene encoding IS21 family transposase, whose translation is MPTGRLNMRRIRDVLRLKLGQGLSERSIAASLGLSKGSVGSYTQRARHAGLTWPLPEGIDDDSLELLLFPAPPTVPDAERLVPDWAEIDRELRRPGVTRMLLWEEYRAAHPGGFAYTWFCTHYEAWKGRVRPTMRQTHVGGEKVFVDFAGDTIDVIDPTTGEARAMKLFVAAMGASNHTYAEAVASEGLEDWILAHIRMFAFLGGVPKAVVPDNLKSAVIKADRFDPGLNRTYAEMAAHYGTAVLPARPRKPRDKAKVEVAVQVAQRWILARLRNHRFFSLAELNVAIRRLLDELNMRVMRGYGASRADLFATLDRPNLQPLPPEPYVFARWKRARVAPDYHVEVDSSWYSVPFALIKQEVDVRTSGQTVEIFHRGQRVASHVRTPGRRSHVTVADHMPSAHRRFAEWTPARMLAQATKTGPAVAAFCEMVMADRPHPEQGFRTCLGVLALVKTYGPERVDAACQRGVTIRARTVTSIRSILKTGLDRAFLEGSEEVAPLQHANIRGGSYYH
- the istB gene encoding IS21-like element helper ATPase IstB: MLTHPTHDRLLALGLTGIASALEEQRRSTAFDALSFEERLGLLVDREAAERDTKKLASRLKFAALRQDASVEDLDLRSPRGLDRSVMAHLADGGWIARHENLLITGPTGLGKSWIACALGHKACRDGRPVLYQRAPRMFEALALARGDGRHERILKTIARMDVLIIDDWGLAVLTAPERRDLLEILEDRHGRASTIVTSQLPVDQWHEAIGDPTLADAILDRLVHNAHRLTLSGESLRRRSAVTKKLDQIVQA
- a CDS encoding SPASM domain-containing protein; this encodes MTAQNGAKRVPTIARNQRPFSAKSASIITNGSLLSREKLDFIAAHDIAITISHDGPGQHLRGPDPLADPQKRRWIEALVAERPDTTSFNTVLTRAHHDLGALKAWFADKVGPDVFVGLEGVVNVYDAATAIGTGRFEPAQLNSLTRSIFEALVEDPNAFGLGARLDEFYASIQRRRPIEALGQKCGMDREDTIAVDLRGNVMTCQNTGAKGAHKIGHVEAFDEIALNTATHFAFRPECIACPVVQLCKGSCMFLEGDFFAQSCANEFAFNMGIIMAAVWHLTGMVVVAMSGQIKLSDRNRSSFCSRK